In a single window of the Rhopalosiphum padi isolate XX-2018 chromosome 1, ASM2088224v1, whole genome shotgun sequence genome:
- the LOC132918197 gene encoding crossover junction endonuclease EME1-like — protein sequence MNEDYYNTYTISDSDISIADDGRVNETSCKDNDCLSASEEEPEFFQQVIQRQKRKKLVSPKIALHHSDYVQEDVQTNKNHFSMLVEHSKSNNCIPRTEPGINTITNNEEATEKIEPKRKKRSTKEEIEERKKEEKARKDAKKRLAEELKRLSPKECMKYITVHIDMNLMNHEYTEKIISEIESTDANYKTESYSTVLNSITWSRRISDTVSEDENFMLLIWEFDYVKNLITSYELLNKINDIKLYKTQLSIIIYSTTDQLKKTKSKKNGKVSEPDMLNSLEQMMLSCQVSFRFVENKNDIGLAVLHLTKSIAQKPYKLNKYKEEQEGCDWYASGHTKNCVTVDKNGTGLTQLWRQMLSQFPLCGLETSEAIATAYGSPIALLEAYDNCSSRLKGETLLQDIPVRRGFGPLASNRRIGPELSKKIYTFFTDNTGSTTLSQE from the exons ATGAAtgaagattattataatacgtatacgatATCGGATTCGGATATTTCTATAGCCGATGATGGCCGAGTAAATGAAACTTCGTGCAAAGACAATGATTGTTTGTCAGCTTCAGAGGAGGAACCTGAATTTTTTCAACAAGTTATTCAACGT caaaaacgaaaaaaattggTATCTCCAAAAATAGCTTTACATCACAGCGACTATGTGCAGGAAGATGTCCAgactaataaaaatcatttttctatGTTGGTCGAACACTCcaaatcaaataattgtatacct AGGACAGAACCAGGTATCAATACTATTACGAACAATGAAGAAGCAACTGAAAAG ATAGAACCAAAACGGAAAAAGCGTTCAACAAAAGAAGAAATTGAAGAAAGAAAAAAGGAAGAAAAGGCTAGAAAAGATGCAAAAAAGAGATTAGCTGAAGAATTAAAACGTTTAAGTCCAAAGGAATGTATGaag tatattactgTTCACATTGATATGAATTTGATGAATCATGAATATACTGAGAAAATAATATCTGAAATAGAATCTACGGACGCAAATTATAAAACTGAGTCATATTCAACtgtattaaattctataacatGGTCAAGACGtata tctgATACTGTTAGTGAGGATGaaaattttatgttgttaatttGGGAATTTGATTATGTTAAAAATCTCATTACATCATATGAgttgttaaacaaaataaatgatattaaattatataaaacacaacTTTCAATCATCATATATAGTACTACTGATCAACTGAA aaaaacaaaatctaaaaaaaacggAAAGGTTTCTGA gCCAGATATGCTGAATAGCCTTGAACAGATGATGTTAAGTTGTCAAGTTTCATTTcgttttgttgaaaataaaaatgatataggtTTGGCAGTTCTTCATTTAACAAAATCCATTGCACAGAAACCATACAA attaaataaatacaaagaaGAACAAGAGGGATGTGATTGGTATGCATCTGGTCATACAAAAAATTGTGTAACAGTAGACAAAAATGGCACAGGTTTAACTCAACTATGGAGACAAATGCTATCGCAATTTCCACTATGTGGTCTCGAGACAAGTGAAGCAATAGCAACAGCATATGGGTCACCTATTGCATTGTTAGAA GCATATGATAACTGCAGCTCAAGATTAAAAGGAGAAACATTGCTACAGGATATTCCA GTCCGCCGTGGATTTGGTCCACTAGCTTCCAATCGTCGTATTGGACCAGAACTgagcaaaaaaatatacacatttttcacAGATAATACTGGATCAACTACATTATCCCAAGAATAG
- the LOC132918199 gene encoding zinc finger CCCH domain-containing protein 11A-like produces MEKGDKKNNDCYFYYYSTCMKGDKCPFRHEPQALGCEMVCSFWQNGKCENDHCTLRHMELKKNRKAIPCYWEKQPTGCRKPYCAFLHTKTRDPSQDAGAIAIAANTMAIENSFRINPMAGVALTAGPEAALRQRYDQPLRMN; encoded by the exons ATGGAAAAGGGTGACAAGAAAAACAACGACTGTTACTTTTACTACTATTCTACTTGCATGAAG GGAGACAAATGCCCATTTCGCCATGAACCACAAGCATTAGGATGTGAAATGGTATGTAGTTTTTGGCAAAACGGAAAGTGTGAAAATGATCATTGTACATTACGCCACATGGAATTGAAG aAAAACCGAAAAGCAATACCATGTTATTGGGAAAAACAACCAACTGGATGTCGTAAGCCATATTGTGCATTTTTACATACCAAAACCCGAGATCCATCTCAAGATGCAG GGGCTATTGCAATCGCAGCTAACACCATGGCTATTGAAAATAGTTTTCGCATAAACCCAATGGCTGGTGTCGCACTTACTGCTGGTCCTGAAGCTGCATTGCGACAACGTTATGACCAGCCATTACGAATGAATTGA
- the LOC132918201 gene encoding mediator of RNA polymerase II transcription subunit 21, whose product MADRLTQLQDIVNQQADNFCNSIGILQQCALPSKFSNFDRNGSQTPQQQEDYTSLFSSLITRCAKDIDALIESLPNDDTSTDLQVASLRRLEQDNQLAAERLEEVVRKGELLLEQIQAALSDIAQQQLDIQQSSDNNTC is encoded by the exons ATGGCCGATCGTCTCACCCAACTCCAAGACATTGTTAATCAA cAAGCAGATAACTTCTGCAACAGCATTGGAATTTTACAACAGTGTGCTTTACCTTCTAAGTTTTCTAACTTTGACCGAAACGGATCTCAAACACCACAACAACAAgaag ATTATACAAGCTTATTTTCTTCACTTATAACTCGTTGTGCTAAAGATATTGACGCATTAATTGAATCACTGCCTAACGACGATACTTCTACAGATTTGCAA gtTGCAAGTTTGAGGAGATTAGAACAAGATAATCAGTTAGCTGCTGAACGTTTAGAAGAAGTAGTTAGAAAAGGTGAACTTCTTCTTGAACAAATACAAGCTGCTCTCTCTGATATTGCTCAACAGCAATTAGATATTCAGCAAAGTAGTGATAACAATACgtgttaa
- the LOC132918198 gene encoding uncharacterized protein LOC132918198, translated as MKVKNKKNVAKAISAISKTHKIKRNKIKRLTEKKGKKKKISKKALIEVGLKNEKNKPKAKVESTQPIVNDNLTKLTNISYKGAPESSTPSLYKEQKKVDGDKTPVSFIKRMKDKLKGARFRYLNEQFYSSSSEEALLYFKKEPSAFKAYHNGYMQQVIQWPVKPLSVIIKQIKPILKKSNTNSPVVVADFGCGDAKLARTFPTVKVHSFDLVAVNQYVTAGDMAHTSLANGSVDIAVFCLSLMGTNLQSFIKEANRVLKTGGLMKIAEVESRFDNINTFIDSLAKYGFEKTKVDQTIEMFVFMDFKKTQDISKTALKKKLPVLELKPCIYKKR; from the exons atgaaagttaaaaataaaaaaaatgttgctaaAGCCATTTCTGCTATCAGTAAGacacataaaattaaaagaaacaaaataaaacgtttaacagaaaaaaaaggtaaaaagaaGAAGATATCAAAAAAAGCATTGATCGAAGTTGgtctaaaaaatgaaaaaaacaaaccTAAAGCTAAGGTGGAATCAACTCAACCTAttgtaaatgataatttaacaaaattaacaaatataagttACAAAGGTGCACCTGAAAGTTCTACTCCTAGTTTGTACAAAGAACAGAAAAAGGTCGATGGAGACAAAACACCTGTGTCCTTTATTAAGAGGATGAAAGATAAACTGAAAGGTGCAAGATTCag atatttaaatgaacaattttattcatCTAGCAGTGAAGAAGCTTTGCTATATTTCAAAAAAGAACCAAGTGCATTCAAAGCCTATCATAATGGTTATATGCAACAAGTTATTCAATGGCCAGTAAAACCGCTAAgtgttataattaaacaaatcaaaCCAAT tttGAAGAAGTCCAATACCAATTCACCTGTTGTAGTTGCAGATTTTGGTTGTGGTGATGCCAAACTTGCGAGGACATTTCCTACAGTAAAGGTTCATTCATTTGATTTGGTTGCAGTCAATCAGTACGTAACTGCTGGTGATATGGCTCATACTAGCTTAGCCAATGGATCTGTTGACATTGCAGTTTTCTGTCTCTCTCTGATGGGTACAAACTTACAATCATTCATCAAAGAAGCCAATAGGGTTTTGAAAACTgg aggTTTGATGAAAATAGCCGAAGTTGAAAGccgatttgataatattaatacctttATTGATAGTTTGGCTAAATATGGATTTGAAAAAACAAAAGTAGATCAGACAATTGAAATGTTCGTCTTTATGGACTTTAAAAAAACTCAAGATATAAGTAAAACagcattaaaaaagaaattacctgtattagaattaaaaccttgtatttacaaaaaacgttaa